Below is a genomic region from candidate division KSB1 bacterium.
CCAAAGACTTCGACGATCGCTCTTACCAATGTTACATTGCCTTATGCTGTTGAGATCGCAAATAAAGGCTACCTGGAAGCAATTAAAACCAATCGCGAGATCGCCCTGGGCGTAAATGTAATTTTTGGTAAGGTGACCTATGGCCCAGTGGCTGAGGCATTTAATCTGCCGTATACGCCATTGGAAGAAGTGATTAAAAATCTATAAGCGTATAGCCCAGTCCTTTTTTAATTTTTCGATCTCATTCCGCTCATTTTGGTTAATGATCAAGTCATCCCTCTCGATAGAGAGATGGATTGCACGGGTCAACACTCATGTGTCGCTGATTTTGTGGAAGTGGAGTTCGATCTGACTGAGGTCGATGAAGGCGATCATGGATGCGGTCGCAGAGCAATTCGCGTTTTTTGTAAGGGAATATATCTTGATTCAAAGTTCGAGCCGGGCGATTTTTCGGCTGATGAATCAAGTGGCGCTGCGACCGCGACGGATATTTAAAAATAGATGATCTGGAGCAACTTGATAGCCTGTGGCTATGCGGGATTGATAAAGTCCGTTCCATTTGATTGGGCGAGGAGCAGTGTTGTGAATGTTCCGATTTTAGCATATCATAAGGTCAGCGATCGTTTTGAGTGGAGCATTAATTCCGTCTCCCCTCGGGCTTTCAAGAGCCAGATACAATTCTTGGTGGACCATCATTTTTATACTATTTCCCTGGAGCAATATTTTGATTCCAGCATAGAAGTGGGTCCTACGCGTCGCCCTATTATCATCACATTTGATGATTCGGACGAGTCGGTGCTATTGCACGCTTTCCCGATTATGCAAGCGGCTGGGTTTCAGGCGACCCTGTTTATCGTCTCTGGTTATGTGGGACATTGGAATCGGTGGGATGCGAATTTAGGAGGCATATATTCGAGACATTTGAGCTGGGATCAGATTAAACTACTGGTCCAAGCTGGCTGGGAAGTTGGATCGCACACGGTGAGCCACCCTGATCTGGTCTCTCTCTCTAATAAAGAGTTGCAAAACGAGTTGAAAGGATCTCGGGAAGTGATCGAATCCAAATTAAACCAGCGTGTCCGATTTATTTCTTATCCTTTCAATCGATTCGATCGTCGGGTGATAGATGTGGCTCAGCAGGCTGGCTACTGCGGCGCTTGTGCGCTCTGGGTATCCCAACGTTGGAATGATCTGCCGTGGCAGTTTCGAGTGCCCCGGCTCGGCGTTTATCGTATCGATTCCCTGAGCTGGTTCAAAAAAAAGCTCGCTGCTTCGTGGATGGAGCGCTTCAAGCAACGCCTCATTAGCCTTGCT
It encodes:
- a CDS encoding polysaccharide deacetylase family protein; the protein is MNVPILAYHKVSDRFEWSINSVSPRAFKSQIQFLVDHHFYTISLEQYFDSSIEVGPTRRPIIITFDDSDESVLLHAFPIMQAAGFQATLFIVSGYVGHWNRWDANLGGIYSRHLSWDQIKLLVQAGWEVGSHTVSHPDLVSLSNKELQNELKGSREVIESKLNQRVRFISYPFNRFDRRVIDVAQQAGYCGACALWVSQRWNDLPWQFRVPRLGVYRIDSLSWFKKKLAASWMERFKQRLISLASHGTIWYKRLHR